In Paenarthrobacter sp. GOM3, a single window of DNA contains:
- a CDS encoding glycosyltransferase family 4 protein produces MRIAIVAESFLPLMNGVTHSILRVLEHLQERGDEVMVIAPSTSDTDVSSVEKGAYVHRLPSVPLAGYTNVRVALGGVNRVKRILADFSPEVVHLASPFVLGWRAVQAAHQLGIPTVAIYQTEVPSYAARYGVPFLENWAWNRVDNIHLLATRSLVPSTFALNQLRGRGILRVDMWRRGVDTARFNPTKRSTAWRSSVAPEGHRIIGYVGRLAVEKQVEDLSVLAGLPNTKLVIVGDGPQRASLEAALPDAVFTGFLGGDALAEAVASFDLFVHPGEFETFCQTIQEAMASGVPVVATGRGGPLDLVENSRTGWLYEPGNLTQLRDYVQDLMGDDAKRRAFATAATASVQGRTWPVLSADLVRHYNEVIASFSRENGPTELTSSKGPTS; encoded by the coding sequence GTGAGGATCGCAATCGTCGCCGAATCATTCCTGCCACTGATGAATGGGGTAACCCACTCGATACTGCGGGTGCTGGAGCATCTGCAAGAGCGCGGGGATGAGGTGATGGTGATCGCGCCGTCGACGTCGGACACTGATGTTTCGAGCGTCGAGAAGGGTGCGTATGTGCACCGGCTTCCCTCGGTGCCGCTGGCCGGTTACACGAATGTGCGGGTTGCGTTGGGTGGTGTGAATCGGGTCAAGCGAATCCTTGCCGATTTCTCGCCCGAGGTGGTGCACCTCGCTTCCCCGTTCGTTCTCGGCTGGCGCGCCGTGCAGGCCGCCCACCAGCTCGGCATCCCGACTGTGGCGATCTATCAAACCGAAGTTCCCAGCTACGCCGCGCGCTATGGCGTGCCGTTCCTGGAGAACTGGGCCTGGAACCGCGTGGACAACATCCACCTCCTGGCCACCCGAAGCCTGGTGCCGTCCACGTTCGCGCTGAACCAGTTGCGCGGACGCGGCATCCTGCGCGTGGACATGTGGCGGCGCGGCGTGGACACCGCGCGCTTCAACCCCACTAAACGTTCGACGGCGTGGCGCAGCTCAGTAGCGCCCGAGGGTCACCGCATCATCGGCTACGTCGGCCGGCTCGCCGTGGAGAAACAGGTCGAGGACCTCTCCGTTCTGGCCGGCCTGCCGAACACGAAGCTGGTGATTGTGGGCGATGGCCCGCAGCGCGCCTCCCTTGAAGCTGCGCTGCCGGACGCTGTATTTACGGGATTCCTCGGTGGTGACGCGTTGGCCGAAGCTGTTGCTTCCTTCGACCTTTTTGTCCATCCCGGCGAGTTCGAAACCTTCTGCCAGACCATTCAGGAAGCCATGGCTTCGGGCGTTCCCGTGGTTGCTACCGGACGCGGCGGCCCCTTGGACCTCGTGGAAAACTCGCGCACCGGCTGGCTGTACGAGCCAGGGAACCTCACCCAGCTGCGCGATTACGTGCAGGACCTGATGGGCGACGACGCCAAGCGCCGTGCCTTCGCAACGGCAGCAACCGCGTCGGTCCAGGGACGGACGTGGCCGGTGCTCAGCGCCGACCTGGTCCGCCATTACAACGAAGTCATCGCCTCCTTCTCCCGGGAAAACGGCCCCACCGAATTGACCTCCAGCAAAGGACCCACCTCATGA